One stretch of Lagenorhynchus albirostris chromosome 13, mLagAlb1.1, whole genome shotgun sequence DNA includes these proteins:
- the KRTCAP3 gene encoding keratinocyte-associated protein 3 isoform X2, with protein sequence MKCRCRLCVFDAARGPRRLMHVGLALLLVGHVNLLLGAVLHGTVLRHVANPRGAVTSEYTTANVISVGSGLLSVSVGLVALLASRNLLRPRLHWALLALALVNLLLSAACSLGLLLAVSFTVANGGRRLIADCHPGLLDPLLPLDQGSGHNDCPFDPTRIYDTALALWIPSLLMSVAEAALSGYCCVAALTLRGVGPCRKEGLQEQLEELTELELPKCKRQENEHLLDQT encoded by the exons ATGAAGTGCCGCTGCCGCCTCTGCGTTTTCG ACGCGGCCAGGGGGCCCCGGCGGCTCATGCACGTGGGCCTGGCGCTGTTGCTGGTGGGCCACGTGAACCTGCTGCTGGGGGCCGTGCTGCATGGCACCGTCCTGCGGCACGTGGCCAATCCCCGCGGCGCCGTCACCTCGGAGTACACCACCGCCAATGTCATCTCCGTGGGCTCCGGGCTGCTG AGCGTTTCCGTGGGACTTGTGGCCCTTTTGGCATCCAGGAACCTTCTTCGCCCACGACTG CACTGGGCCCTGCTGGCACTAGCTCTGGTGAACCTTCTCTTGTCTGCTGCCTGCTCCCTGGGCCTCCTCCTTGCTGTGTCATTCACTGTGGCCAACGGCGGCCGCCGTCTTATTGCTGACTGCCATCCAGGACTGCTGGATCCTTTGTTACCACTGGACCAGGGGTCTGGACACAATGACTGCCCCTTTGACCCCACAAGAATCTAT GATACAGCCTTGGCTCTCTGGATCCCTTCTTTGCTCATGTCTGTAGCTGAGGCTGCTCTATCTGGTTACTGCTGTGTGGCTGCGCTCACCCTACGTGGGGTTGGGCCCTGTAGGAAGGAAGGGCTACAGGAGCAG CTGGAGGAACTGACAGAGCTTGAACTTCCTAAATGTAAGAGGCAGGAAAATGAGCACCTACTGGATCAAACTTGA
- the KRTCAP3 gene encoding keratinocyte-associated protein 3 isoform X1: protein MKCRCRLCVFDAARGPRRLMHVGLALLLVGHVNLLLGAVLHGTVLRHVANPRGAVTSEYTTANVISVGSGLLVSGAGPWGGRLALESGAGLRFCFFQSVSVGLVALLASRNLLRPRLHWALLALALVNLLLSAACSLGLLLAVSFTVANGGRRLIADCHPGLLDPLLPLDQGSGHNDCPFDPTRIYDTALALWIPSLLMSVAEAALSGYCCVAALTLRGVGPCRKEGLQEQLEELTELELPKCKRQENEHLLDQT from the exons ATGAAGTGCCGCTGCCGCCTCTGCGTTTTCG ACGCGGCCAGGGGGCCCCGGCGGCTCATGCACGTGGGCCTGGCGCTGTTGCTGGTGGGCCACGTGAACCTGCTGCTGGGGGCCGTGCTGCATGGCACCGTCCTGCGGCACGTGGCCAATCCCCGCGGCGCCGTCACCTCGGAGTACACCACCGCCAATGTCATCTCCGTGGGCTCCGGGCTGCTGGTGAGCGGGGCCGGGCCGTGGGGCGGGCGGTTGGCGCTGGAGAGCGGCGCGGGCCTCAGGTTTTGTTTCTTCCAGAGCGTTTCCGTGGGACTTGTGGCCCTTTTGGCATCCAGGAACCTTCTTCGCCCACGACTG CACTGGGCCCTGCTGGCACTAGCTCTGGTGAACCTTCTCTTGTCTGCTGCCTGCTCCCTGGGCCTCCTCCTTGCTGTGTCATTCACTGTGGCCAACGGCGGCCGCCGTCTTATTGCTGACTGCCATCCAGGACTGCTGGATCCTTTGTTACCACTGGACCAGGGGTCTGGACACAATGACTGCCCCTTTGACCCCACAAGAATCTAT GATACAGCCTTGGCTCTCTGGATCCCTTCTTTGCTCATGTCTGTAGCTGAGGCTGCTCTATCTGGTTACTGCTGTGTGGCTGCGCTCACCCTACGTGGGGTTGGGCCCTGTAGGAAGGAAGGGCTACAGGAGCAG CTGGAGGAACTGACAGAGCTTGAACTTCCTAAATGTAAGAGGCAGGAAAATGAGCACCTACTGGATCAAACTTGA